The genome window TGAGACAGATTTGTCCACTAATCTCCCTTGATACAATAATATTGACTTCAGGGTCAACTGTTGCACTGCCGCCATATTATGGCTGACAAACAGCACCGTCCGACCTTCCTGAGATGCCACATCGCCCATTTTACCCAGGCATTTTTTCTGGAAGGCGGCATCGCCCACGGCAAGCACCTCGTCCACCAGCAGGATTTCGGCGTCCAGGTGCGCGGCAACGGCAAAGGCGAGGCGCACGTACATGCCGCTGGAGTAGCGCTTGACGGGGGTATCAATGAACGGCTCGATTTCGGCAAAAGCCACGATTTCATCGAACTTGCGGTCAATCTCTTTGCGGCTCATGCCCAGAATGGCGCCATTGAGGTAGATGTTCTCCCGCCCGGTCAGTTCGGGGTGGAAGCCGGTGCCCACTTCCAGCAAACTGGCAATGCGCCCCTTGACCCTGACCACCCCTTCGGTGGGCGCGGTGATGCGCGAGAGAATCTTGAGCAGGGTGCTCTTGCCCGCGCCGTTGCGCCCGATCACCCCCAGCACCTCGCCCTGCTCCACGGTGAAGGAGACGTCCTTCAGCGCCCAGATGATTTCGCCGTCGCGGTTGCCGTGGTCTTCCTGTCCAATCTTGAGCAGGGGATTGGGCTTGCCGCGCACCTTTGCCCACCAGACTTTCAAATCATTGGCAAACGTGCCGGTGCCAATCTGCCCGAGGCGGTAGGCTTTGGAAAGATGCTCAACGGAGATGACAGAAGGCATATGCAAGAAACCTTATCAATGTTAGATATAAAACCAACTTTTTAACCGCGAAGGCGCAAAGAACGCAAAGATAGGATATTTTTACACCGTATCCATGAACGTCTGCTCGACGCGGTTGAAAATGACCGCTCCGAGGAATACCAGCACCACCATGAACACGAAGCTGTAGAGCAGTTGCCCGGCGTTCACCGTGCCTGCGCCCAGAAAAGCAAAGCGGAAAGCTTCGACAATGGGCGTCATCGGGTTGGCTTGCAGGAGCGGCTGGAAGCGCGCCGGAATGGACGAAACCGGGTAAATCACCGGCGTGGCGTACATCAGCAGTTGCACTCCAAACTGCACCAGAAAGCGCAAATCGCGGTACTTGGTGGTCAGCGAGGAAATGATGATGCCAAACCCCAACCCCAGCCCTGCCATCATCAACAACAGCAGGGGCGAGAGCGCCACCCAGGCGAGATTCATGCGAATAGGCGTGCCGCGCAGGGCAAAGAAGCCCACAAAGCCCAAAAACAGCACAAACTGCATCAGGAAGGTGATGAGATTGGAAATGAGGATGGACACCGGCACCGCCATCCGCGGGAAGTACACCTTGCCGAACAGATGCGCATTCTGCACAAAGGTATTCGAGGTCTTGTTCAGGCACTCGGCAAAGTAGGACCAGATGACCGTGCCGGACATGTAAAAGAGGAACTCCGGCAGTCCATCGGTGGGCAAACTGGCAATCCTGCCGAAGATCACGGTAAAGGTGATGGTGGTCAGCAGAGGCTGGATGAGATACCACAAGGGACCCAGGATGGTCTGCTTGTAAGCCGCCACAAAATCCCGGCGCACAAACAGCAGGATGAGGTCGCGGTAGCGCCACAATTCGCCCAGGCGCAAATCCAGCAGGTTGCGCTGAGGCTGAATGATGAGATCCCAGTCTTCGGTTTGGGGTTGGAGAGAAGTGGTTTTGTTCATATCCAAAAAAATCGGCTTACAGGCGCGCTCCGCCCTTTCGACAGGAAACGCGCTCCAGCCGAAGGAAGTCCTTTCTGTGATGCGCCGGACTGCCTTCCAGCCTTGCCGGGCGAAGGACAATCCGCGCGTTGAGGTACGAATAAAAGGTCACACCCTTCAGGATAGAACTACCGATAACCCTGCCCATCCGCCGCCCCTGTTTACGGCAGAGGGAAAATCCAGAAAAGCCTCTCCGTTCAGAGGCTTAACCTGCATTCCAGGATATCCAACCAGTGAAATGGGAACGCCATACCCTCAGCCCTGCGAATCAAGTGGATGATGTGCAATGTCAATCATTGGCGAAACCTGCCCCCAAGAAACCCCCTTGGATGTTGTAATGGGCTCATGAAAACGCCTAATTTCATTCTAGTACAAGCCCAATCAAAGGGCAAGTTACAAAAGGATTAAAATTTTCCCGCGCAAAGATGAACGGGCAGGGTAAAATTAAACCCACATGGACATGCCTTCCCTCTTTCCCACCCCCGCGCTGAGCGTCAGCGAACTGACCCGCCTCATCCGCTCTCTGCTGGAAAGCGAACCCGCGCTGAGCGAGATCTGGGTGGCGGGCGAAATCTCCAACTTCACCCGCGCCGCCTCCGGGCATGTGTACTTCACCCTCAAAGACAGCGGCGCGGCGCTCAAATGCGTCATCTGGCGCAATGCTGCGCGCACTCTGCGCGTTCCCCTGCAGGACGGCATTGCCATCGAAGCCTTTGGCTCGATTGGCGTGTACGAGCAGGGCGGGAACTATCAGTTCTACGTCACCGCAGTCAGACCGGCGGGTGAAGGCTACCTGTACCAGCAATTCCTGCGCCTCAAAGCCCAACTGGAAGCCGAAGGGCTGTTTGCCGAAGAACGCAAGCGCCCCATCCCAACCTTCCCGCGGCGCATCGGCGTGGTCACCTCGCCCACCGGTGCGGCGCTCCAAGACATCCTCAACACCCTGCGGCGGCGCTATCCGCTGGTGGAAGTCATCCTGGCGCCCTCGGCGGTGCAGGGCGAAGAAGCCCCCCTGGAACTGGTGCAAGCCCTGAACGCCCTCAACCGCATCCCCGACCTGGATGTAATTCTGCTGGCGCGCGGCGGCGGTTCAATCGAAGATTTGTGGGCGTTCAACGATGAAGGCGTGGTGCGCACCGTCGCCGCCTCACGCGTGCCGGTTATCACCGGCGTGGGACACGAAACCGACTTCACCCTGGTGGATTTTGCCGCCGACTTGCGTGCCCCCACCCCCACCGGGGCCGCCACCCTTGCCACCCCCGACCGCGCCGAACTGCTGATTCAAGTGGAGCGCACCCTGCAACGCCTGAACCGACTCATCTCTCAGCGGGTGAATCTGGAAAGCGCCCGCCTGAATCAACTGGAGAGCCGGCTTCAGCGCGCCTCACCCGTGCGGCGCATTGAGGATAACCGTCAGCGGCTGGATAACGCCATTCTGCGCCTGCAAAACACCGCCGCGCGACTCATCGCTCAGCGGCAGGCGCACCTGCAAGCCCTGAATGCGCATCTCAGCGCGCTCAATCCGCTGGCGGTGCTGGAACGTGGCTTTGCGCTGATCGAACATCCCGAGGGGGGCATCCTCACCCGCGCGGCGCAGGCACAAGCCGGAGAAACCGTGCGCATCCGCTTGGCAGACGGCGCACTGACAGCAAAAGTGGAACATGTCTTGCTCAAGCCTGAAAAGGGAGTGGAATGATGGATTCTTTAAGTGAAATTGCGAACCTGTCGTATGAAGATGCCGTGCGCGAACTGGAAGCCATCCTCGAAAAACTGGAAACCGCTCAACCCTCACTGGAAGAGACACTGAGACTGTACGAACGCGGGCAGGCGCTGGCAAAACACTGCGCCGCCCTGCTGGAACAGGCAGAACTGCGCATTCAAACGCTCAACGGGAACGATTTGTCCGAATCGGGATAAGGAAATGTTTCAGGACTTGCTCTCCAATCACGTCTTATGGATCAGTCTGATTGCCTGGGGGCTGGCGCAGTTTCTCAAGCCGTTTCTGGAGTATCTGGAAACGCGCCGCTGGGTGTGGGGATTGTGGTTCTCCAGCGGCGGCATGCCCAGTTCCCACTCTGCACTCATCGTCAGCGCCATGGTTGCTATCGGCTTGTTCGAGGGCTTCAACACTCCGCTGTTCGCTCTGGCGGTTGCCATGGCGATGATTGTGGTTTATGACGCCGCAGGCGTGCGCCGCGAAGCCGGCAAACACGCCGAGCGCATCAACCTGCTCATCGAAGAGTTTCTCGCCGGGCATCCCATCAGCGAGCAGGAATTAAAAGAGGTCATCGGTCACACCCCGGGCGAGGTGATTGCCGGAGTGGTTCTGGGTATCCTCTGCGCCCTCATCGGCTTTGGTATCTGGGGCTAGGGCAGGGTGTAATTTTTAAAAATGGGAAACAGGATCAGCCGGTAAGGCATATACTGTGGGCACACTGCCGGGGTCAGGCGCAGTTCAAAGCGCGTCACCCTGCCGGTATCCGCAATTGCCGAGTCCACCACCCACAAACGCCATGTTCCTCTGGCAGATATCCCATCCAGGGTACTCAACGGCTCTTCGGGCTTGAAGGAACCGCTGAACGGCGGGCTTCCTTGTGAAATGGGCAAAGAGGCTTCATCATCAAATACAGTGCTGGTGAAATTATCCCCGTACTCACCCCGACGGTTTGCCAGTAAAACTTGCCTGCCGTCGGGGACAAACAGGCGGAGCGTCAAATCTCCGGTATAGGAATGTTGAATGTTGACCAGCACATCCACATCGTAGATGCGGAAGTCCTCGGGAACTTCCAGCGGCACTTCCACCCCCGACGGATTGTTATCGGGAATATCTATCACGGCGGAGTTGAGATAAGTGCTCAGCGTGCCAGGCTGAGCCGCGGCAGGCAAACGAATTGTCCCGTGGAGCGCTTCGACCTGCCCCATGAACACCTGCAAAACCAGTTGCGGAACGAGAAAGCAATCGTTTTGCAGTCCCACCTGAACACGGAAAGCCGTCAGGTTCTCGCGCGTCTCTCCCGCCGGGATGGAAGGATAATCAGACTGAGACTGCAGGACGTCCACCACCCCCGCCGCGCCCTGAAGCGCCGCCTTTACTCCATCTGCCGATACCGCGCCGATATTGCGCAGAGAGACCCAAACCTCTCCCGTCTCGCCGGGCTGAAGAATCCCATCCGCATTGCCCATCACTTCCTGCACCCGCAGTGAGTTCATCACCAGCAGTGCCTGCGGCGCAGTCACCTCGGCGTTGCTAATCACCAGCGCAAAATCCTGATCGGTAGCATCGGCATTGCCCGGCACGCCGTCCCCCGCCAGGTTGTGCGCCAGCACCCGCACCAGGAATACCCCATTCCCCGCCCGCTCCAGCACCACCCGCTCCACATTGTTCAGGTCATCCGCCGTACCACCCGGCACCGAGAATTCCCCCTGAAAGCGATTGCCCACATACTGCGCGCCCTGAGCAACCACCTGTAAGTCCAGGTCATTGACCAGCGCCTTGCCTGCCGCCGGGTTGCCCGGTGCATCCGTCCACACCAGTGTCACCGCCAGCGGCAGATCCGGGTTGAGCGGGCGCAGGTAAAATTCCACCTGCTGACCGGTTTCCGTCAACAGGATATCCTGATCGCGGAGCACCCATCCGGGCATGTTGACAATATTTTCCAGGGCAGGCATGCCCCATCCCTGCCCCGGCGAAGGCAAATCTGTTCCAGCATCCTGCCCGGTCAGGTAGCGGGAAGAGTGGATGATCAACCCCTTCAGCATTGCCGGACTGGGCGATTGTCCCGGCGCCAGCACGCGCCCGTAATACTCATAGAGCAACTGGGCGATGCCTGCCACCGCCGGCGTTGAATGGCTGGTACCTGAGGACCAGGTGTACAGAGACTGCCCGGCAGGGTAATACGCCGGACCGCACACCGAACTGCCATTGTAAGCCGGGTCGCGCGAAGCCGGACCCTGCACATGCGTCCCCGGCGCCACCACGTCGGGCTTGGCGCGACCATCCTCGGTTGGACCGCGGGACGAGAAAGAAGCCAGATCATCCGCACTGTCGCCATTGCTTTCCCAACAGCCATCGAACACCCCTGAATCACGCGGGTTTTCGGTGGCGCCCACCGCCAGCACATTCTTTGCCGTGGCAGGCTCATTGATGGTGGTATCATAAGGCCCACTGTTCCCTGCGGCAAACACATGCATCATTTGCTGATTGCCCGGCGTAGAAGGCAGAACATCCCGGGTCAGCGCATCGTAGATTTGCGAATCGACGGTGTATTTTCCTTCTCCAGATCCACCCCAGGAATTGCTGGTCAGCCGCGCCCCCGCCTGATAGGCCGGCTGGAGAACCCCCGCATACGATGAAGAACATTTTGTCCAGGAAAACGAACCGGTATTGGTGAAGAGTTTGGTCGCCGCCACCCGCCCAAATGGTGAGATGCCCAGCCCCAGTTGATACCCGCCGGCTTCGTAACTTTCTGTCTGAGCATCGTATCCCACGACAATCCCCGCGTTGAGCGTGCCATGCCCGCCTACATTGTTTCCCGAAGGATCACTCGTGCAGTTGCGAATATAGACCACCCGATCGGGATTGGCGGTTGAACCCCATTGATAAAAGTTCGGGTGCAGAGAAGTATTAGGATCCCCGGCATCCAGCCCATCGTCCATCACATCCACCAGCGGATACGCCGCCGGGTCGGTGGGGAAACCATGAGCGATCAACCAATCCATGTATCCAGGGGATTCGGCAACTGTTTTTCCCGAAAAAACAGCGATATTACCCGCCAGCACCTGTCCCTGAATCTCATCCAGCAGTTCAAATTGAGGCAACGGCTCTACATTGACCACGGCGGGAAGCACAGCAATGTCCTTCAGGCGCTCAACAGGCATACGCAGGCGCAGGTTGACCAGATTCAACAGCGGCTCGCGCTCGCCGTAACGGGCAGATGCCCATCCTTCCAACTGCGCCAGCATAGCGTCCAGATTGTCCGCCCCAGCAAACACCTGCACGGTCACATCCACATCCCCCTGCGGAGCCGGTTTGGCATCCGGGCGCAGTGCCGGCGCCAGACGATAATACGGGTGATAAGCCCCCTGCCAGTACAACGCCTTTGCTACAGCAGTCGGCAATGTCGAAAGCCGTTGAGCAGGCGCGCGCCCGTACACCAGCAGGGCATGGTCGGGAACATACGCCACGGAAGTCAACCCTGACTGTTTCAGCGCCTCCAGCCATTCATCCTTCAACGGCGCGGCAAACTGCACCAGCCATAACTGCGCCCCCTCATCCCCACTCAGAGATTGCCGCCATCCTTGCGGCAGACTGGGTTCTACACTCTGAGAAGAGGTATCAAGAGTCACTCCGCGCAAATACACCCTGGGAGAGAGCATTTGAGCCGATGCAGGGAGTTTTGTCTGTCCAATCGGCAACCGCCAGACCGAAAATGTCCCGTAATCGGCAATTTTCTGAGCGTTTTGTCCTTCAAGCCAATGGGGATGTACTCCAAAAGAAATTTCCACCAGAGTCGGCAGTTCCTCAGGCTCTCCCTGTGCCCCAGCGCTCCCCACGAGATTTGTCCACCCCCAAAAGAGGACGCATAACAATATCAGTGCCAACCTGAGAAACCTTTTCATTCTGTAAACTCTTTCCATGGAACCGAGCAGTGGATAAAAATAATTATACCTGCTGGAGAAGTGAAAGGGAACACTCTTTTTTATAATGACTTTCCAATAATAATAAATTTCTAAAGATTGACAAAATCGCTCATCGGGAGTATAATATCATCACACAAAATTAAGCAAAATGGCTTAAGTGTGTAAAAAAGATATACTTTCCAAATCTATCGTAACTTTTTCGGGTAATAATCATCAGAATACATAGAATTTTTTAAGAAGAAAGTGAGGTAATGAACCATGTCTGAACAAATGCAAACCCCTGCTTTTCCCCGTTTGAACGAACCCGCCCCCGAATTTGAAGCCGTGACCACTCACGGTGTCCTGCGCCTGTCCGATTTCCGCGACCGCTGGTTGATTCTCTTCTCCCACCCTGCCGATTTCACACCGGTTTGTACCACCGAGTTCATCGCCTTTGCCGAAATCTACCCCGAACTGCAAAAGCGCGGTGTGGATTTGCTCGGCTTGAGCATCGACAGCGTGTACTCGCACATCGCCTGGGTGCGCAACATCGAAGAGAAAACCGGCGTCAAAATCCCCTTCCCGGTGATCGCCGACCTGAACAAAGAAGTTGCTACCCTCTACGGCATGATTCAACCCGGCGCCAGCAAGACCGAAACCGTGCGGGCTGTCTTCATCATTGACCCCAAAGGCATTCTGCGTGCCATGATTTACTACCCGCTGACCACCGGGCGCAACATGCAGGAAATCCTGCGCCTGATTGACGCCCTGCAAACCAGCGACCAATACGGCGTTGCCACCCCCGCCAACTGGAAACCCGGCGACAAGGTCATCGTCCCGGCGCCCAAGACCGTGGACGCGGTGGACGTCTCACCCAAACCGGGCTACGAGGTCATCGACTGGTACCTGGTGAAGAAAGAACTGAAGTAAGCCTATGGCATGCGTGAATCCGGATGGAACGCTGACCCCATCAGCGCTGACAGTACTGAAAGCAGTACAACAAGCCCCGCAAAAAGCCGAGGTGCTGGCTGAGTCAGTGGGCTTGCCCCTCTTCCGCGTGCGGAGCAGTCTGCGCGAACTGCGCGAAGCAGGACTTCTCAGCGAAACAGATGGAATGTACGCCATCACACCGCAGGGTGAAGAAGCCCTGAAAAAGCAAAGTTAACTCTCCCAAGCCAGAGGAAAATTGAGGGAGCCTGTTGAAAACGACAGGCTCCCTCTATCTAAGCCTTCTGCAGGACAATCCTGCCGGAATACGTTCTCACCCGAACCTGTCCCGAAGGGGACATACCCAGCGTTTTTCCTTCCGCCACCCGATATCCGCTCAGGGTCAACTGCATGGTACTATCCGTTGGCTCGACCTGCAAGATAAGGCTGTCTTCCGTCTCAAATACCCCGGTCACCTCGCCGGTAGAATCATCTACGCGCAAGCCGGGACGCACCTGCCAGTCCAGTGGCAGAATCAACCCGCGGCGGGCGGGCAGGCGCACAGGCTCACCACCAAACAATGGTTTCCCGCTCAAAGAGATTAACGCTTCCACCGGGTCATCCTGATAGTTATTCACGAAAAGGAACTTACCCTTCTCCCCTTCGCTGAGGCGCACATCCAGCCAGTCGCTCATCTCGAACAGCGGCGAGCACTCCATGCGCTGTGCCATGCGCTCAAAAACCGCCAGGTCTTCCAGCGTATTCGCCGCCAGCGCCGCACCCAGCATCATCACCCTGCCTTTGCCCAGCGAACGGACAAAGCCCACGATCTCCCCCTGAACCGTGTGGGCAAATACCTCATCGAAATCGCCTTCGAAACGCTCCACAAATGAAACCGGGATATCGAGCACATCCATAATGTGGATAGTCTCGCCGCGGAAAGGTTCAGCATCATGCACAGCACGGATCCCCAGGGCATCCTTCAAGACGGTGCAGGGATGATGCTGGAAATCTTCCTCGCACAGGCGCCCTGCCAGAATCAGCCTCCCCCCCTGCCGAACGTACTCCACCAGTTTGTGCTGAACGGGAACATCGCACTGTTTTTCCATCATCACCCACAGTGTAGGGGTGCGGGTGGCATCCAGCGGGGCGCGGCTGAGTTCCAGCGCATCGAAGGGACGATGCGTAAGCGCCAGACCGCGGGCAATAAAATCAAACAGTATCACCTCGCGCTGGTGAGTCAGCACATCCGTCTGCAGACGGGTGAAGGAATTGTTGACCTCGGTCATGAAATCATCCAGCACAAACCCGATAGTGGTCACCGTGCGGGGTTTTGCCAGCGTCAACGCCTCACCGTATGTCTGAAGCACCCGCGAAAGACGCGGATAACGGTGATAGTGGCGGCGCAGGGTGCCGTCCTTGCGCACCGGATGCCCCCAATCATGGCGCTTAACCGGGCTGAGGATGGGATGATTCTCCCCGTCAAAAAACAGATAATGGTTGATGGCGCGCATGCCCGTCGACACGCACAGGCGGGTGTGCAAATCGTAAAACGAAGTCTGCGCGCCGCCAAAGTCCTGATTCCCGCCCGCCTGAAACTCGATGGAGAAAAGAGGCTGTTCGGGATGGTGCAGGGCTCTGGTCATCTCGTTGACCAGTAGAAGTTGATGAAAGTTGCCCTCTCCAATCCCCAGAGGATAGACATCCGTGGCGCTGAGCATGCCGGGAATCTGCATCACTTCGGACAGTTGAGAAAGCCCGATGGGGAAAGTCTTTCCGCCATTGCCAAAGCCGTGAATGTTAATCACCGGCGGTACTTCCAAACCGAAAGAATGCGCGCAGTCCACCAGCCATTCGGCATACTGGCGCAAATATGTGCGGTAAAAGCGACGATACTCTTCTACCACCCACCCGCCATGTTCGACATCGGGGTTTTGTAACTGCCGGTGGAGAAATTCCTCCAGTCCATCCATGGGTGCGTTGTCCGGTAAGGTATCTTTCTCTCGCAGGTATGCCGCAAAACGCGCCAGTGTGTCGGGATGGGTATCCAGCAGATTGCGCACCCAGTGAATCATGCCCATTTCGTTGTCCAACTGCACCAGCAGGATTTTGCCCCCGCGGGTGACCTGACGCGGCACCAGCACCCCAAATACCGCGCGATACCACTCCCGCGCCCACGCGAGAAAATCCGGGTGCAGGTAACTGACGATGTTCTGCGGCTTGCCGTCCTGCCCAATTAAAGCCACCTGCGGAGAGCGCACAAAAACCCAGGGTGGGATCCCCTCGTTGATAGTCTCTGCCATGATGTACGGTCCCGGACGCGGGATGATCCACAGGCCCATCGAGGATGCCAGATCCAGGAAACCCTGCAGATTTCGCATGGGATGGGTGTGCCCGTCCAAATCCACCCACTCGGGCTCGGGCTGATGCCACAGCCAGGGAATGTAACTGGCAACGGCGTTGAAACCGGCTTGTTTCAGCAGGTTCAGGCGGTGTTCCCATTGATCGGGCGGTGTGCGGAAATAATGAAATTCCCCTGCCTGCAAAAGCAACGGTTTACCATCCAGCCAGAATTGTCCCTGCTTAACGGAAAATTGTGCCATGCTCCACCTCTCTTCGCGGCACAAAGCGTAAAATTTCCAATGCCGATTGAATCAGCGGACTGTGAGTATAAACGTCCCATATCAACCCGCTGAGGTAATTCTCAATCATGATCATCGAAAGCCCTTTGTTAAAGCCGTAGATATCCTTGCCATACCAGGGCGGAAGCACGTCCAGATTGTAGGCATCGAAAAAGCCATACCTGCCCCAGGTTTGCGGATGCTGATGGTAAAGGTACTCCGCCATTGACAGCACTTCCTCGGGGGCAAAGGGCAGAGATGCCAGCGCTCCGGCAATGGAAACTGTGCCGTCGTGCTCCGGCTCATACAAAGATGGCGCACTGCCATAGACACGATACCCGAAGGGACTATCTCCAGCGTTCAAGCCCCAGGAATTGGCATGATAGGTGCGGTAGCGCAACGCATGCTGCATGCAAAAGGCACGGTCGGCAAGGGTTGCCAGGCGGGTGTTTTCAAACCAGTCCACCCCATCGGGGTCAAGGTACGTACGCACATCCAGCCAGGCTTCGCTCAACTGATAACAGAAGAGATTGCCGCCGGGGTTGATGATGACAGGCTTACCCTGAAACTCGCCCATATCGCGGTTGAAGCCGGCATAAAGCGCCCGCGCCGTCTCCGGCGTGAGGTATGGCGCCGCCAGCAGGTACATCATCTTCTGTTCCGCCGCCATGTCCCACTGGTGAATGAATCCCGGATCGCCATGGACATAATCTCCATCGCGGTCGGGGTTATACGCCATACGGAACAGGGCCTTACCCTCTTTCTCAAAGACAATAAAATCCCAGTCCACACGGTTGAGCAATTCTTGTGCCACCTGCTGGATTTCTGCGTCTTGAAAATAGGCTGCGGCGGTTACCACACCGTTCAGACAAATGGCAGTATCAATGGTAGAGTATTCGCATTGATGAAGACGCTCAGCGGTTTCCATGTTCAGGAAATGGGCAAAAAAACCGCGATGATGCGGGACGTTTTCCAGCAGGGTGCGCAGGGTGCCACGGGTGATCTCCAGGGCGCGCGTGCGGGTCAGCCGATTGCGCTCATAGGCAATAACCCAGCCCGTCAAAGCAAACCCCACACTGGCAATCGACGAAGTATGAGGATCTTTTGTACTGTCCAGCGCCAGCCCAAATCCACGGCTGGCAGGATTCAAATTGGTGGTTTCCAGAAAAAAGTCAATCGAGCGATTCAGTTCCTGTTCGATGATCTGCTGTGCTTTCATGATGTTCCTGTTTAAGCCTTGATGAAGGGGAAATCAGCGAAGAACGGCGCACCACCAGACGGGTGGGCATACGCTGGCAGGTGATAGGCTTGCCTTCTTCGAGAAAATCAATTAACTGCCGCGCAGCGCGGATGCCCCACTGGTAGCGGGACATATTGACCGAGGAAAGCGGCGGGGTGAGCAATGGCGCGACAACAATATCATCAAAGCCCACCAATCCCACATCTTCGGGAATGCGCAAACCGTGTTCCTGGAAGGCTCTCATCAACCCGATAGCCATTTGATCGTTGGCGCAGAAGACGGCATCCGGCACATCCTGAGCCTGAATCATCTCCAAGCCGGCTTGATACCCGGATTTTTCGTTGAAATCCCCCTGATAAACGCGGTACTGCACGCCGTGCTTGTCGGCTTCCTCCATAAAGGTAAGCATACGTTCGCGGTTATCGAACGAATCGCCCGCGCCAGAGACAAAGTTCACCCGCCGCGCGCCCTGCTCCACCAGATGCGCCATCACCTGGCGAACACCGTTGACGTTATCCATCAACAGGGGGAAGAAATAATCCACCTTGAGGAAGCGATCCAGCGCCACAATAGGAAAACGTTGCGAAGCCAGACGGGTCAGAGTCTCGTTTGGGATGCGGGTATCGAAGACAATTGCCCCATCTACCTGGCGCTGAGTCAAAATTTTGCTGACCGCCCGACTGGATGGACAAACAATCAGGTCGTACTGCGTTTCCACCGCTACCGCATGAATACCATCCAGAATCTGCTCAAAGAACAGACCGCCAAACCCGGTGATGAAGACGCCGATGGTGTGGGTTTTGCGCTTCTTCAGATGACGGGCAAAGGCGTTGGGATGGTAATTCAATTCCTCTGCGGCTTTAAGCACCCGCTGACGGGTGGCATCGCTAATCGTTCCCGTATCGTTAAGCGCATAGGAAGCCGCGGCAATGCTTACCCCGGCATGCCGCGCCACATCTTTGATGGTCACACCGTCTTTTTTAGCCATGTTTGTTCAACTGCAGGCGCTCCAATCCTTTGAGAATGTTGGGATTCTGCATCATGACCCGCCAGACCATCTCATCTTCATAATTTGCCAGCATCAGCAGTGAGATGCCCTTATCAATGCCAATCACATCGCTGGCATACCATCTGGCAGTCAAATTATACGCATCTTTAAACCCGTATCGTCCCTTCAGGTTTTCCAGAGTGTAGTAATGAAGCATAGCGCGCAGAGAGTCCTCCGGCGTGAAGACGATTGAGCCAATGGCACCTGCAGGCGGAACGGTATCGTCCACATAATGGGCTTTGTTGTCGAAGCCTGACGGCGGAGCGCCGTACCTGCCTTCATATCCCTTGGGACCATCGCAGGCGGTCAA of Anaerolinea thermophila UNI-1 contains these proteins:
- a CDS encoding S8 family serine peptidase translates to MKRFLRLALILLCVLFWGWTNLVGSAGAQGEPEELPTLVEISFGVHPHWLEGQNAQKIADYGTFSVWRLPIGQTKLPASAQMLSPRVYLRGVTLDTSSQSVEPSLPQGWRQSLSGDEGAQLWLVQFAAPLKDEWLEALKQSGLTSVAYVPDHALLVYGRAPAQRLSTLPTAVAKALYWQGAYHPYYRLAPALRPDAKPAPQGDVDVTVQVFAGADNLDAMLAQLEGWASARYGEREPLLNLVNLRLRMPVERLKDIAVLPAVVNVEPLPQFELLDEIQGQVLAGNIAVFSGKTVAESPGYMDWLIAHGFPTDPAAYPLVDVMDDGLDAGDPNTSLHPNFYQWGSTANPDRVVYIRNCTSDPSGNNVGGHGTLNAGIVVGYDAQTESYEAGGYQLGLGISPFGRVAATKLFTNTGSFSWTKCSSSYAGVLQPAYQAGARLTSNSWGGSGEGKYTVDSQIYDALTRDVLPSTPGNQQMMHVFAAGNSGPYDTTINEPATAKNVLAVGATENPRDSGVFDGCWESNGDSADDLASFSSRGPTEDGRAKPDVVAPGTHVQGPASRDPAYNGSSVCGPAYYPAGQSLYTWSSGTSHSTPAVAGIAQLLYEYYGRVLAPGQSPSPAMLKGLIIHSSRYLTGQDAGTDLPSPGQGWGMPALENIVNMPGWVLRDQDILLTETGQQVEFYLRPLNPDLPLAVTLVWTDAPGNPAAGKALVNDLDLQVVAQGAQYVGNRFQGEFSVPGGTADDLNNVERVVLERAGNGVFLVRVLAHNLAGDGVPGNADATDQDFALVISNAEVTAPQALLVMNSLRVQEVMGNADGILQPGETGEVWVSLRNIGAVSADGVKAALQGAAGVVDVLQSQSDYPSIPAGETRENLTAFRVQVGLQNDCFLVPQLVLQVFMGQVEALHGTIRLPAAAQPGTLSTYLNSAVIDIPDNNPSGVEVPLEVPEDFRIYDVDVLVNIQHSYTGDLTLRLFVPDGRQVLLANRRGEYGDNFTSTVFDDEASLPISQGSPPFSGSFKPEEPLSTLDGISARGTWRLWVVDSAIADTGRVTRFELRLTPAVCPQYMPYRLILFPIFKNYTLP
- a CDS encoding peroxiredoxin, translated to MSEQMQTPAFPRLNEPAPEFEAVTTHGVLRLSDFRDRWLILFSHPADFTPVCTTEFIAFAEIYPELQKRGVDLLGLSIDSVYSHIAWVRNIEEKTGVKIPFPVIADLNKEVATLYGMIQPGASKTETVRAVFIIDPKGILRAMIYYPLTTGRNMQEILRLIDALQTSDQYGVATPANWKPGDKVIVPAPKTVDAVDVSPKPGYEVIDWYLVKKELK
- a CDS encoding beta-galactosidase, with product MAQFSVKQGQFWLDGKPLLLQAGEFHYFRTPPDQWEHRLNLLKQAGFNAVASYIPWLWHQPEPEWVDLDGHTHPMRNLQGFLDLASSMGLWIIPRPGPYIMAETINEGIPPWVFVRSPQVALIGQDGKPQNIVSYLHPDFLAWAREWYRAVFGVLVPRQVTRGGKILLVQLDNEMGMIHWVRNLLDTHPDTLARFAAYLREKDTLPDNAPMDGLEEFLHRQLQNPDVEHGGWVVEEYRRFYRTYLRQYAEWLVDCAHSFGLEVPPVINIHGFGNGGKTFPIGLSQLSEVMQIPGMLSATDVYPLGIGEGNFHQLLLVNEMTRALHHPEQPLFSIEFQAGGNQDFGGAQTSFYDLHTRLCVSTGMRAINHYLFFDGENHPILSPVKRHDWGHPVRKDGTLRRHYHRYPRLSRVLQTYGEALTLAKPRTVTTIGFVLDDFMTEVNNSFTRLQTDVLTHQREVILFDFIARGLALTHRPFDALELSRAPLDATRTPTLWVMMEKQCDVPVQHKLVEYVRQGGRLILAGRLCEEDFQHHPCTVLKDALGIRAVHDAEPFRGETIHIMDVLDIPVSFVERFEGDFDEVFAHTVQGEIVGFVRSLGKGRVMMLGAALAANTLEDLAVFERMAQRMECSPLFEMSDWLDVRLSEGEKGKFLFVNNYQDDPVEALISLSGKPLFGGEPVRLPARRGLILPLDWQVRPGLRVDDSTGEVTGVFETEDSLILQVEPTDSTMQLTLSGYRVAEGKTLGMSPSGQVRVRTYSGRIVLQKA
- a CDS encoding glucoamylase family protein; this encodes MKAQQIIEQELNRSIDFFLETTNLNPASRGFGLALDSTKDPHTSSIASVGFALTGWVIAYERNRLTRTRALEITRGTLRTLLENVPHHRGFFAHFLNMETAERLHQCEYSTIDTAICLNGVVTAAAYFQDAEIQQVAQELLNRVDWDFIVFEKEGKALFRMAYNPDRDGDYVHGDPGFIHQWDMAAEQKMMYLLAAPYLTPETARALYAGFNRDMGEFQGKPVIINPGGNLFCYQLSEAWLDVRTYLDPDGVDWFENTRLATLADRAFCMQHALRYRTYHANSWGLNAGDSPFGYRVYGSAPSLYEPEHDGTVSIAGALASLPFAPEEVLSMAEYLYHQHPQTWGRYGFFDAYNLDVLPPWYGKDIYGFNKGLSMIMIENYLSGLIWDVYTHSPLIQSALEILRFVPRREVEHGTIFR